A DNA window from Daucus carota subsp. sativus chromosome 3, DH1 v3.0, whole genome shotgun sequence contains the following coding sequences:
- the LOC108213819 gene encoding uncharacterized protein LOC108213819 translates to MAIHQIMATMLFLLAFARADHSTAQVFKGSVSCLDCKKDYDFSGIKVALKCKQAKKLSITMTQKDGSFKTALPLNILASTPSANCLASILGGPEQLYTSRKNMVTNIVKIHESYSSSYTIFHPLSFYTSCPLSHGKCGAASSAIGSSKTVDLPLPREWGLAPSSYYVPFLPIIGIP, encoded by the exons ATGGCTATTCATCAGATAATGGCAACGATGTTATTCCTTTTAGCCTTTGCCAGGGCAGATCATTCGACAGCCCAGGTTTTCAAGGGGTCGGTGTCCTGCTTAGACTGCAAAAAAGATTATGATTTCTCAG GCATAAAGGTTGCGCTGAAGTGCAAACAAGCAAAGAAGCTGAGTATAACCATGACACAGAAAGACGGATCTTTTAAAACAGCTCTTCCACTAAATATTTTAGCATCAACTCCTTCAGCCAACTGCTTGGCTAGCATCTTGGGCGGTCCAGAACAGCTCTACACTTCAAGGAAAAATATGGTGACCAACATTGTCAAGATCCATGAATCTTATTCCTCCTCTTACACCATCTTTCACCCTCTGAGCTTCTACACATCATGCCCTTTGTCACACGGAAAATGTGGGGCTGCAAGTTCCGCTATTGGCTCTTCCAAGACTGTGGATCTGCCTCTGCCAAGGGAATGGGGCTTAGCTCCATCAAGCTATTATGTTCCGTTCCTACCCATTATCGGTATACCTTAA
- the LOC108215308 gene encoding protein FAF-like, chloroplastic, producing the protein MAACESLQHIFETPSPDSPKDLLQSFSTWKHLPPLEVSSLTEVFGELHFEENKEPVSPSLPHSALSSPFSIDSNPRSEEKNEGNYTPPTRKHYKNSDSFSSMNSESLSICTEGLGFESCDNTEDFVDNSGCKHRKARSSITRHFSNEYLSGKRSRITGGEFPPPISCIGRTGKPWVCFKSYRQNGRFVLKEVKTPIQEFLHACRQDGRLKLRLIQSDDEITEEEEEDVSEGECQDEDENSRIHNFGEGEVSKGEKIVEDEGSVEV; encoded by the coding sequence ATGGCAGCATGTGAAAGCCTTCAGCACATCTTCGAGACGCCATCACCCGACAGCCCGAAGGATCTCCTACAATCTTTTTCAACCTGGAAACATCTCCCTCCTCTTGAAGTTTCTTCTTTAACAGAAGTCTTTGGAGAACTGCATTTCGAGGAAAATAAAGAGCCTGTCTCACCTTCCCTTCCCCACTCAGCTCTCTCGTCGCCCTTTTCAATAGATTCTAATCCGCGCTCAGAAGAAAAGAATGAGGGAAACTATACACCACCAACAAGAAAACACTATAAAAACAGTGATAGCTTCTCTTCTATGAATTCAGAGAGTTTGTCTATATGCACAGAAGGTCTTGGTTTCGAAAGCTGTGATAATACCGAAGATTTTGTTGACAACAGTGGCTGTAAGCATAGGAAGGCTAGAAGCAGTATTACAAGACACTTTTCGAACGAGTACCTATCAGGTAAGAGATCAAGGATAACTGGAGGAGAATTCCCTCCACCAATTTCTTGCATAGGGAGAACTGGAAAGCCCTGGGTGTGCTTCAAGTCTTACAGGCAAAATGGAAGATTCGTTCTCAAGGAGGTGAAAACTCCTATTCAGGAGTTTTTGCATGCATGCAGACAAGACGGGCGCTTAAAGTTACGACTTATCCAGTCAGATGATGAAATCacagaggaagaggaagaggatgTAAGTGAAGGAGAGTGtcaagatgaagatgaaaattCTCGAATCCATAATTTTGGTGAGGGTGAAGTTAGTAAGGGCGAAAAAATCGTCGAAGATGAAGGTAGTGTTGAGGTCTGA
- the LOC108215307 gene encoding N-carbamoylputrescine amidase translates to MEGRKVVVSALQFACTDDVSTNVSTAERLVRAASKKGANIILIQELFEGYYFCQAQREDFFQRAQPCKDHPTIIRMQRLAEELGVVIPVSFFEEANNAHYNSIVIIDADGTNLGLYRKSHIPDGPGYQEKFYFNPGDTGFKVFETKFAKIGVAICWDQWFPEAARAMALQGAEILFYPTAIGSEPQDQGLDSRDHWKRVMQGHAGANVVPLVASNRIGKETILTEHGKSEITFYGNSFITGPTGEIVAEADDKEEAVLIAEFDLDVIKFKRKSWGVFRDRRPDLYKVLLTLDGSNPAV, encoded by the exons ATGGAAGGCAGAAAAGTAGTAGTTTCAGCTCTGCAATTCGCTTGCACCGACGACGTCTCTACCAATGTCTCCACCGCCGAAAG GCTAGTTAGAGCTGCTTCAAAAAAGGGTGCAAACATAATCCTCATTCAG GAATTGTTTGAGGGTTATTACTTCTGTCAAGCACAAAGAGAAGATTTTTTCCAGAGAGCACAGCCTTGCAAGGACCACCCAACAATCATAAG GATGCAGAGACTCGCAGAAGAGTTGGGAGTTGTGATTCCTGTCAGCTTCTTTGAGGAGGCGAACAACGCACATTACAACTCGATAGTCATTATTGATGCTGATGGGACCAATCTGGGACTATATAGAAAATCTCATATCCCAGATGGACCTG gttACCAGGAAAAGTTTTACTTCAATCCTGGTGATACTggctttaag GTATTTGAAACCAAATTTGCAAAAATTGGAGTAG CAATATGCTGGGATCAGTGGTTTCCGGAGGCAGCTCGAGCTATGGCCCTTCAAGGTGCAGAGATTTTATTTTACCCCACTGCTATAGGTTCTGAACCTCAAGATCAAGGCCTTGATTCTCGGGATCATTGGAAGAGGGTGATGCAAGGGCATGCTGGGGCCAATGTG GTACCTTTAGTTGCTTCTAACCGCATAGGAAAAGAGACAATTCTGACAGAGCATGGCAAGAGTGAGATTACATTCTACGGGAACTCCTTCATTACAG GACCTACTGGAGAAATTGTTGCAGAAGCTGACGACAAAGAAGAAGCTGTACTAATAGCAGAGTTTGATCTGGATGTCATTAAATTTAAGCGAAAAAGCTGGGGTGTATTTCGAGATCGGCGTCCAGATTTATACAAGGTGCTTTTGACGTTAGATGGAAGCAATCCTGCGGTGTGA